ttgatttttgtttacgtggctttgtaattttctaagtttttttttatcggaAACGTACAAACAGTTTACGTTTGGTGTGTTAAGTGCTTTTACTAACAAAGGATGGAGAATGAGGTAGCGCAAGATTtgtatgttaataataatactgaCGTGTGAAGAAGATTTTAACTGAAGGAATACTTGCAGGTTGAATGCCAAGAGTGCTGTAGCCGCGGCAGTCACTATTCCGAACAAAAAAGAAGTCCCAAGTGATAAAGGTAAGTGTCCTACTATTTTAATCCCTTAAATTGGTTGACATAGTTCATTTCAGCACTGTAACAGTTATTTCTTGTTCAGAATCTGGCAAGAAACGGTCGGCTACGTCTCCAGTGAGCGGGGTTCCAGCGAGCAAGAAGTCTGTGTCCAGGAGGGAAGAGCTTCTCAAACAGTTGAAGGCCGTCGAAGACGCCATAGCCAGGAAGCGTTCCAAGATATAGGACTGGTGCTTGCACGGCATCCACCACTTGTGGGATATCGTAGACTGTACGTTGAAGATAGAGAATGTTCCAGACAATACAGTAATTTGTCAAATGCTCATTCAATTTAAAGGCGGCCTACGGACAGTACCGTGAGCGGGACTGCAGGCGAGTTGTACAAATAAGCATTTAAGTTCTTTGTGATGTTCATGAGTAGTGTAAATGTTGACTCTGAAACCAAAATGGAATATCAGTAAGATTCACTTTTTAAGTATTGTATCGAGATAACAGTGTTCATCTATTTATCGTTGTGTATACGAAAACTGTATCAATTTTTTGACTATGATGATTACTAGAAAATGAAATAATGGAAAATAGTATTTTTGGTATCGTTTGTTCATCACAAAGTGAAAACGGAACCTAAGCTAGGTTTTTCTGACTAGATTATGTAAGGATGTTCACGAGGAtggaaataaaacattattttgaaGTACAACAGTTTTATTTTCTGCCTTATCCTGATTTCACTATATGTAAATCAGCCAGTCTATATTTTCTAGAGGAAGTATTACGTATAAGAATTTGATTATGGCCACTTTTTAATAGTGTGCTTAACGCAATATATGGTATGTAGCCTATACCACAGCTTTTAGCTTCCGAGAAGCTGAATGCACCCTGTGACAAGTAGCCAACAATCTCTCGGGCGGCGGAATGTCGCACAGTTTGCGTGTTAGAGGGAACCCACAGCTCTCTCATGCTCTTTACATACTCTGAGGGTACCTTTTTACAAATCTTTTGAGTTTTGTTAACAGTctgaaataaaacaacaatgTTAATGCAATTTTTCAAAGTGGaaactttataatttttttgtgatattcttACCAATACACCTTTCTTCCTTAGCTTCACTCGCTGTCGTCTCCATTGTTTTAAATTCTTTAAGTGTAGTGTTCGTTTTTGTTTTCTAAGTTTCTCGTGTGGATCCGCATGGTGGGGCTCAAATAGATTTTTGATGTCGCCTATGTCACCTGATTGTGGTAAGCACATCAGTGCATGACGTTTAAGATTGCCTTTACCATGCATTTGTATGTACACTGCAACCAAGCATTGAGCCGCGTGTTCCATTTCCGGTAATTTCTTTTTCTGTTTTAGGCAGTCCTAGAATGAGCAAAAGTTCACTAAGTTAACTTATGACGATATAAGGAGGAATGCATTATTTGTTGAGGTAATTTCCACATTGACTTTTGTTGATTATTTTTGTCAAGAAAATAGAAAAGCCTGCATTTTATGTGTGTTGGCAACATGAAaaccctggtagttgcggcttccgaatacatcccgcttagggacggtactgaaaagtatcggcgtccgaaggacgtaatatacgatcccgacgacccgattactctagccatagaggcagccaatcagctcgcgacaccaaacacttcaggaccccgataccgaccccgccggcgtggtcgacgatttccctcattcagcgcttatcgctatcgacccactagggtcgattaattctttcaaatatttttcctctcagacgacgccctgagccgaggttcgcgcccaactgggcaccctcaggcctgttgtcttaaacgttgtaccgggtgagagccttcagcgctccccatttgtccggccaagtagttaatgccatctgcggcaaatctacaataagtcacgtcaaaaaaaaaaaagcaacatgAAAAGTCTTAtatattttactgtaatatttcCATAGTAAAATATATGACTTGATTTTGCCAACAATGTGAGTGAAGGGGCCTCTGCCTATGTTCCACCTACATAGTTCACTTGGGTGTACCACAGACATTTTGTTACTCCCCTAGAGTGCATCTTAAGATAGCTAGTTGTAATTTGCATGTTACCTGTAGAGTATCCAAAAGCTTTTTATTACGCAATATAAAGAAATCTTCAACAGTTGTGTTACTCCAGTCCTTCAGTAACACTTTCCATGGGGGTATAAATGGACTGTTCACAGCCAGTTTTGTATAATTAACTCTCTTACTAGGAGGTAGTTTAAAATACCTCTCCCTGAGCTCAGattctattcttttttcttcttctctcccAGCATTTGAGTCTGGAGGCATGTAGCATTCACCCATTTCGAAAGCCAGGCTTTCTGTTTCTCGCAAACCACCAGATCTGCCTCCAAACATAATAAATGTGTGCCAAAATGGTACACCATATCCTGAAGGCACTATTATGTCCCAGCCACTTCCATAACctgaaaaaatgataaaaacctTAATGCTATctacattttaaaaaatcaaCTACCATTTTGcgaattttgttttgtattttacacTTACCAAGTTTTTTGTAAATTGACTCTTGGGAGCCTGGTCTCTGTACCAGTACAACTGGAACACTTTGCACTGCTGGATCCTCCAAATAAACTGTTCCAGGTACCAGCTGAGTTTTTCTGACATGGTTAGTGAACTGTAGATTTGACAATTTGTTTGTCTTGATGGCCTCATGTGCATTTGTATCCCAGAGTGGTGAATGTGATATTGATTTTGGGAAATGTAATAAAGATTTAACACTAATTTGATCATTATTTTCAGTCTGTGCTTTTGTTCTTTTGGAAGGTCGACTCAAGCGGGGGTCCCGTACAACCAACCCAAGAATTAGTCTTGAAGAAAGCTGGGATGGAGAGCTGCAATATTTGATATCTTGCCAATAGTCATGATTTTCTTTCAAGTATAATTCAGATTTTTGGTTTAGACAAGACAGCCATTGACTTGATTTCAGTTTTTCAATGTTGTCTACAGATTTGAGGCTATGAGCTAACACAGCATGACTGTTAGGTCCAGTCAATCGAAATCTGTTGAATATTCCAGGGAGTACTTTGATTTTTACTTGCTCAGAGTAATTGTTTACAAGCTTTCGCCTTTTTTCTGGGATTTCATTATTTGAGCTCTTTATATCAGAGCATAATAAATCAGCTAAAACTGATTCTATTTGATTAGCTTGTGCAGGATGTACAAACAGCCATAAAGTTCTGGCAGAGCTGTCACTAGGAACCCAAATGAAGGTTACTTTTCCAATGTATCCATAAGGATAAGAGTTAGCTTTGTACATGTGGATTGTTCCTTCTCTGTTGCCTGTCATATAAGCTTTAGCACATATTCCAAGTCCAGTTACTGGAGTGGATAAACAACTAAACATTTCTTGAATATATTCTGGCCGTCCAGTGACTTTAATGGGGGTATAATATGAAATATCTTGTAAGAGGCAGTGGGCTGAACTTGCTCGATAGCAAGCCCTGAAGGCTTTATCACAAGGAGCATGAGCTAGTCTGTGTCCCCAGCGCTCAATCATATGGAATCTCTTAGCATGCCATATGTGGGTTTCTAACCAAATATTTCGTTTTTGCCTCCTGTTATATTCCTCTAGGAGATTCGCAGGTCGTCGCCTGTATTTTCTCGAAGGTCGCTTTTGTTTTGGCGGTAGTCCGCTTTTTTTCAGCTGTTCTAAGTGGCCTTCTCTTAGTTTTCTTGGCAGCCGTTTACAGTTGTGACTCATAACGCGACGCCGCATGTGAACGGGTAGGGATTGGAATATAAGTTTAGTATTACTTGGCCTAAAGATGCTCTCGGTCATTGCTGCGATTTCTATACTTCTAGAAGAGGCAAACTTTAAACTATTCGCTGAATTAGGCAGATGTTCCGTTCCACCTAAAGTGGAGTCGAACTGAGACTCCTCCATTTTACTATAGCTGAAATAGGTAACAATTAGAAGAGTGAATGATTTGATTATATGTATTTAACGAATTAAGAAATAATTTCTAAAAGAACTGGTCGACAAGACAATAACAcacgaacataacataacctcactaATTTGACAGACAGATATCATGTAGCGATTTATTGTTGCGGTTTTGGCACTAATCTATAGAACCGAGACGTGCTTCGCCATACTATTCTATCTCTTTCATGGAAGTTATTGGCGCACTTTTGTCGCTGTCCAAACGAattaatttcttaaaaataattttaaggcTTGGATAAGCGGTATTTAATCAATACTTGTTtctttttatgtaggtactatattatttttattggttCGTCCTATTATAGTTAACATTATGCTAAAATGCGCAGTTTATCTTATCGTTATAGAACAATGGATGTGATGGATGATGTTCATAATGTTATAACTTATAACAAACAGGTGGGTTAAGACTTCGATCTACGACTTCAATATTATTCTATTAAATCTAACCTTTTCATGTCTTCAGCCTTTCATATAGAATTAAACAGGCAGACTAGTACTACACCAATTTAAAACATTTCCTCCATACTTTGATTAGGATATGGCTAATGTATGAAAGTTGTACTTCGGGTACATTTCCTACTGATTTTAGATGGCTGATAGAAGCAGTTGGGTACtcttgttactacttactattggAGAAGCTTTTTTAATTACCAGTAGGAATAAAACTTATCTTTGGTGTTTTGTGATGATTATGTGATCCAACCCagttcggctacggcgactgctttacctcCGTCGCGCGTCGTTCACGAAGGatacgtacctacctagttagTAGTAGATGATTCTAATATGACTTACCACCACCATTATATAATAATcttacttaaattatattttaccaGGTCAACTTCCATCAACCTCTAATGTTCTTGGATCGGTACCTACAAATATTTATCTACTACTTACCGTTGTCTAAGTAGGTACGTTACACTGCTGGGGGGGAGAAAGTATGGAACATAATATAACAGCGCGGCTTGGAGAACTAGATAGTATTGTTGtgtttatgatattattattttttacctcaTATTATTTCGCATCATGGCATTTATTACTTGGACGGAAATGTTGATGATGATAACCAAATAGAAGGCctgaataggtaggtactctggGTTAAGGATTGGTTACTACGAGTACACCAAACATCAATGACCCACAGTGGcgcagcgttgtggagtatgttccatactccctccggtagATGGGAAGCCTGTGCTAGCACTGGGCTGGGACGTAGGTTGTTGATGTCACAGGTTTGTCAAATCTTCTTTAAGTAGGCATATTTATTCGTgcgtattttataattttgagaAATATGAACCGGTGTCGAAGCTCCCACTTATCTTTGTTGGTACTTCTGTTACATAGGTATGTAATGTACCTATGTACCTACATTTACTTCTATTTATATAGAACCTTTATGTGGATGGATGTAGTGGACGACTCAGAAAGTAGatgtaaaaaaaaggaaagCCCAGCAAGCGGTCAGGCAAGGCAGGAAAGGAAGGGTGGAAAACagaagtgtggatggattgtgatAATGAAATACTTAAGTGTGTGAAAAGTGTGAGTATATACTGAGTTGACGACCGACAGAGCTGAATGATAGGGTtatgaaagcggtatataaagcgaaggttgctggtagggctggcagaggaagagctagaaggacgtacattgaccaaattggaggtgtcctcagaaaaggttcagtgcgatctactctgaaccggcgtgcgtgtatgaaacgattgatgaatgtggaggaagcaagcaAGAGAAGcaggtcaggatcgaagcagatggaattccatagtctctgcttatcatggtgggaaatagacgtgagtttatgtatgtatgtatttaggaGATTTTTGAATGAAACCCAAAAAATTAGTCGATATTGAGGGTATACAATGTTAAATGTTAAGgaatggaattctctgccgtcatctgtatttccgaatacatataacccgggtgctttcaaggccagagtgaataggcaccttctgggcgagctcgctccatcttaggcttcGTCAATCCCTTGGGGCAAGTCTGGGGataagagcaaacccatcaaaggtaaaaaaaaattcttagtgGTAAAAATACCTAATACGAACACTGGGATACAGCCTATCACACGATAGGCAAATATAAGCTCGGAAAGCCTAGTTGAGAGCTGTTAGCTGAGTTGAGAGATGCACGTGACTTGCTACAACgtaaggtcacaggttcgattcTCGGGTTGGGTTCTAAGGTAAACCACTTTCAGAATTAGTTTTTGAATTCTCGTTTGATGTTACTTAACACGTTGAAAGCCAGACTGAATATCATGGTTTACACTGTCTTTTCtaacatgtcaggggcctatggtggctcaataataaccctgacactagggttgatgtggttggtgggtcacctcacaacccacacgatagaagattttatAGTTATTTCTAGACAATATTCGCAAAAAAGTCTACGGCTTTTGGACAATTCTCACATTTTTGGTGTGACCCCAGGAAGGTACATCGTCGGACACATGGGGTCTGTCATGGCGTTCAACGTGTTAATGAGAAACgctcgagaaatgtgtttttggACGTGGTTGTGTCGTCGTGCGACGTGCGCCGCGCGCGAAAGATGGGTAGCTAGGTGATAACACAAACAGAGTAAACAATACAAATTCATAATATCCTATTTACATTTTCTatgaattcgtatttgtttatattactaTATTTACTTACTGTTTATAATACATTAATTACTATGATTATACTaacattatgtatttatgtgtacatttttgtgataatatttgtttatgtacactttaattctatttaagtaatgtGGTATTGTGTAATCCATGTACACTATTAACGCATATTATGGACCACGACGTCCGTGCCTCACCGGAGTCCACATAACACCAGGATCGTGGTCCACGCCGCGACTTGAGCTGAGTGAGGGCccccaccaccttatgatcatttcgacgaacatcctttttgcttcgttgtaattgttatgtaaaataatctccctagcattatcccgtttttcacagggtccgcttacttaacctgaagattttacaggtccggttttttacagaagcgactgcctgtctgaccttccaactcgcgaagggaaacccaacgcaatataggttaggtcacatacctcagaaaatgcatttctcgggaatgtttgtcatcaccgctgagcacgtgataatcatttatgatccaacatgaattcgaaaacaaattagataatcattggtttaggcctgcgctggatttgaacctgcaacctcaaagtgagaggcaagcgttctaccaactgggctaccaaggcTCTCGGCGGgtttacgtttatttttataataaacaatttctattctgttTGTGTACCTAATATGGCTTTCTTTACCTGCGTGTTAGAAGGACAGATTTGGGGTCTATATTGGGACGCATTATTTTCTAATTCATATTCTAAATACGCACAACTTTTTTCTGGCTTGCAACAATATCTCGTCACGTATACCTTTGCTCCTCATAACTGCCAATATCATAATcattgaacattgaccggtcggACAAATGTTTCGtgaagttataatattgatAAGTTCTGACGGGTAATGAATTCGACAATGTCTCTTACTTTAaactatataagtacatacacatacatacatacataaactcacgcttatttcccactggggtaagcagagactatagaattccatttgcttcgatagtgacacacttctcttgcttcctccacattcatcaatcgcttcatacacgcacgccggttcagagtagatcgtagtaGAATTATATAAGCAAAggatatgtaagtaggtatttaactaAAGTAGATACAAAAATGAAATAGAGATATGATATTGATTACTTATTTATGTTAAATTAATACGAGGAAAGAATAGAAGAATGAAATACTTAAttaggaaaaatgaaattaggtaattacctattaaaagatataagtacttatatataggTCTATTTGACACTCGttttataaattaatgaaataaatgCTTAGTTAATAATCATTTAGAAGTTAAACTCAAATCACCAAACGTGTTTTCAAATAGACGCCTAGGTATTGCTTcggtataatattttacaagcaGATTTTTCaatgtctttttaaattttcaaaattagAGTGAAATGTAATTATTTGGTTTATTTCCATAGGCGCTGAGCTGTAGAATGCGATAAAGCCATTTgcgattttaaaatattttttttccacactttataaattttagaAGTTTTCAGCTCTAGTCTCAGTTAGGTATAACCTAGGTATCCTAGTGTCTAGATATAAGGGTAATGATATCAATGAAGaggatattttgtgttttattaaacTAAACGTGTGGGATTATTGTCTTTATGTATTTAAAACTAtggtttacaataaattatataaaggaATTAGACATTTTTGGGCCTTTATTATACCTCTGACTGACCACTGCGGGCTGAACAAACATACTTAAATCCTATGTAAAAATGAGCTTTATGGAACTAGATAACGAGCAGTGGTAGATATTACAAGCATCCATATCTGAGACCCGGGATAGCCCTGTACGGAAAATGCGTGACTTACATCTTAGTGAGACGGGTTCGACTCTCGGCTGGGGCTCTAAACGATTGAATTCGACTTCATGGTTTtgttttcatgtttggatcgtagataattgatatcacgtggtttcaagAACTTGTGTCCGGTTGATGGTATTAGGCTTGCCTCTCTGCGGGACTTGAAggtaactggcgaggagtgggtgtatacacctctgcctaccctttagggggtacaggcgtgatgctatgctatgcaTTTCACATGGTAGTATAAAATTGttacaaaacataaatgtgTAGGTACGTCATCTTTAAGGCACAggattttagttctgtgcaataaagtatatttgattttttttgatttgacaCTGTGTGtaaccggcttgcttctcaaacgaggagcgcgggttcgatccccggtactggactcgcaccgatacatacatacatacataaactcacgcccattatccctaatggggtgggcagagccacaagtaatcaaagacaacttgcagccactgttgataccgatgagtttatatttttcttaagtgtaatcatcactaattcagTTGGCTTGATCATAGcctatcaggggggttaaaacggccacatagaagcaattcatctaagaaagcaatattgcaatttggcatttgcgcatataaagtaggtacctaactgcgcaatgcaaacaaatgtcaaatagcaatattgctttctttgatgaattgctttgatgtggccaatTTATTCCCCTCCCCTCCCCAGTTATTGCATTTCAGTTTAAGCATTGtggttttctttgttttttccaTTATCTTACGTATAACCTATATACATAGCCTTTACATCTTGaccagatgatttatacagcgtttctgtggcaacgTCTTGTATGGCTGAAATGTCCATTACGGGAACGGCaatagcggccgcacgactggcatttcaGCTGAGGATCGTTAGATGGTGGGGATAGTGAAGCGACCCCCTTAAAACACCCCCCACATATCCCACATacacacaaatacatacatacacatacaacatacatacccCTTAAAACAACATGCGACATAGGTATCCCTTTAAATGCGTAACATTGATAAGTAAGAACTTTAGGTTCGCTAGTTAGATAGGCTCTTTAATTTGGATTGGTAGatgaatttagatttttttctcGGGTTTTTGCATATGTCCTTACATTCCTTTTCCTTTGTCGAAAGTGTAGTGGTTactaataactttttttactaATAACCTATTTACTAAATAGGCGTgaacttatgtaagtatatatgttAAACCAACTTACTATTAATTTCATTACTTCACGACGACGTATTTGGGATTCTTATCGGTTAGACACGTTATTTTTGCAAGGATTGATAATGAAAAACGAGGTATATCGATATCTTTAGTGTAGGCAGTTTTCCTTCGTGTGCCTCgtccattgtagacggcgacacggctcgccacctatcacgtctaacaaaaagctcgggtgtgggtacttactttatCTTGCGACgtagtacctctgactaccccattgggatagtcgtgagctaatttAGTGTAGGCAAGGacttatttttagggaaaaataccaGGGAGCACGTTAATATTAACAATAAGATATGATAATTCTTTGGTTTTTATAAATTGCCATAATAGCTGCAGACAGAAAAcataccaaaataaaaaaaaatagtgtcaTTCACgtcct
This sequence is a window from Pectinophora gossypiella chromosome 14, ilPecGoss1.1, whole genome shotgun sequence. Protein-coding genes within it:
- the LOC126372297 gene encoding ribonucleases P/MRP protein subunit POP1; the protein is MEESQFDSTLGGTEHLPNSANSLKFASSRSIEIAAMTESIFRPSNTKLIFQSLPVHMRRRVMSHNCKRLPRKLREGHLEQLKKSGLPPKQKRPSRKYRRRPANLLEEYNRRQKRNIWLETHIWHAKRFHMIERWGHRLAHAPCDKAFRACYRASSAHCLLQDISYYTPIKVTGRPEYIQEMFSCLSTPVTGLGICAKAYMTGNREGTIHMYKANSYPYGYIGKVTFIWVPSDSSARTLWLFVHPAQANQIESVLADLLCSDIKSSNNEIPEKRRKLVNNYSEQVKIKVLPGIFNRFRLTGPNSHAVLAHSLKSVDNIEKLKSSQWLSCLNQKSELYLKENHDYWQDIKYCSSPSQLSSRLILGLVVRDPRLSRPSKRTKAQTENNDQISVKSLLHFPKSISHSPLWDTNAHEAIKTNKLSNLQFTNHVRKTQLVPGTVYLEDPAVQSVPVVLVQRPGSQESIYKKLGYGSGWDIIVPSGYGVPFWHTFIMFGGRSGGLRETESLAFEMGECYMPPDSNAGREEEKRIESELRERYFKLPPSKRVNYTKLAVNSPFIPPWKVLLKDWSNTTVEDFFILRNKKLLDTLQDCLKQKKKLPEMEHAAQCLVAVYIQMHGKGNLKRHALMCLPQSGDIGDIKNLFEPHHADPHEKLRKQKRTLHLKNLKQWRRQRVKLRKKGVLTVNKTQKICKKVPSEYVKSMRELWVPSNTQTVRHSAAREIVGYLSQGAFSFSEAKSCGIGYIPYIALSTLLKSGHNQILIRNTSSRKYRLADLHIVKSG